A genomic window from Colletotrichum destructivum chromosome 7, complete sequence includes:
- a CDS encoding Putative CHAT domain-containing protein: protein MVSSYSTSIMALVHARQLSSYKSRQSPTSEALLVSVHTMPSRAGLAPGKLLFAEDEMQILNSILSSSISTRKMSQPHKSDVLKHIESCIAFHLAGHGISDPIHPSKSCLLPEDCVGNPLRVVDLTSLKLFKKAPWLPFLSACSTGESQSNALQDECIHLASACRLAGFPHVVGSL from the coding sequence ATGGTCTCTTCATATAGCACGTCTATCATGGCTCTTGTGCATGCTCGACAGTTATCAAGCTATAAGAGCCGCCAGAGCCCCACCTCCGAGGCACTCCTCGTGTCCGTGCATACAATGCCTTCGCGTGCTGGCCTTGCGCCCGGCAAGCTGTTGTTTGCTGAAGATGAGATGCAGATTTTAAACAGCATCTTATCTTCTTCAATCTCAACAAGGAAAATGAGTCAGCCACACAAATCAGATGTTTTGAAGCACATCGAATCCTGCATTGCGTTTCATCTTGCCGGTCATGGTATCTCAGACCCTATACACCCTTCCAAGAGTTGCCTGCTTCCTGAAGATTGTGTTGGAAACCCTCTGAGGGTTGTTGATCTTACTTCCCTAAAGCTTTTTAAAAAGGCTCCTTGGCTTCCGTTtctttctgcttgttctACTGGAGAGAGCCAATCCAACGCCTTGCAAGACGAGTGTATCCATCTTGCCAGTGCTTGCCGACTAGCAGGATTTCCTCATGTTGTTGGATCGCTATAG
- a CDS encoding Putative cation/H+ exchanger, sodium/solute symporter superfamily, protein MSTTASTVATPTPTGSRAPSQGGIFEGLDPSVYNPADPIVMFIIQAVIVISLSRLLYWPLSLIRQPRVIAEVVTGILLGPSVFSRIPAFTAAIFPKESMAPFRLVAQIGLVLFLFLVGLEIDLSYLLRNWRTAICIATLDMAIPFGIGVALAYGLYNEFRDDPGVTPISFGLFALFIGIAFAITAFSVLCRILTSLKLLNTAVGVIVLTSGVTNDVVGWILLALCVTLVNSGAGVTTLWILLVSFGYILLVAYVVRPAFMWVLRRTKCLEHGPSQGIVCLTLIMVLASASFTKIIGVHAIFGAFMIGLICPHDGGFAIKLTEKIEDLVSTLFVPLFFAWSGINTNLGLLDTGKAWAYLVAVIFLAFFSKLLGGSVGARMNGMVWRESLTIGTLMSCKGHVELIVLNIGLQAKIISTRMFTIFVVMALVTTFTTTPLVMWLYPPSYQQRLELWRRGKINWDGTPTQKDGVDSKEDDDQREPASKLLVYLRMDGLSSLLSTISFFTSGQDTALPQSLSLEKPCHGGEKGLVKHAVQIPEDESPPQELLRIHGLRLVGLSERNSSAMKVSEIEGSAGQDPVIKAFGTSAINTTRDVVISGQITVVPEDSFADTLATQATKLNSDLIVVPWSETGTISEIPSFYSATTKGVDPFGTGDFSNLMASVFDKAKHISAVATYIDSTLLGKADSSGTGAKKPRHLSRQVSGINVSDTQDILTVRFFSAEKRDKKLVRVLYTGAADDIYAVKLGIQLAQNENLEVNIVDAADADDETNMQFLHITSNIHSSVARRITFNKVTCTVTKDITSSAIVAEYLALQAGENRDTTFLLGRSDVSRKVGHRTAGEMFIADPRKTLGSIALGVLMEVKRIGVANVSFLVVQAKHTVMDGQALQR, encoded by the exons ATGTCGACTACAGCGTCCACAGTGGCGACGCCCACTCCAACGGGCAGCAGAGCCCCTTCGCAAGGTGGCATTTTTGAGGGCCTTGACCCGTCCGTCTACAACCCCGCGGACCCAATCGTCATGTTCATCATTCAAGCCGTCATCGTGATCTCCCTGAGCAGACTACTGTACTGGCCTCTGAGCCTGATTCGACAACCGAGAGTTATAGCGGAAGTTGTCACC GGAATTCTTCTCGGACCTTCTGTCTTCAGCCGCATCCCCGCATTTACTGCAGCCATCTTCCCCAAAGAGTCCATGGCACCTTTCCGACTTGTAGCCCAAATCGGTCTtgttctcttcctctttctcgtTGGCCTCGAAATCGACCTATCATACCTCCTGCGAAACTGGAGAACGGCAATTTGCATCGCAACCCTGGACATGGCCATACCCTTCGGCATTGGTGTTGCCTTGGCCTATGGGTTATACAATGAGTTCCGCGATGACCCAGGTGTCACACCCATATCCTTTGGATTATTTGCACTCTTCATCGGCATAGCATTCGCAATCACAGCTTTCTCTGTGCTTTGCCGAATATTGACTTCCCTGAAGCTACTCAACACCGCCGTCGGAGTCATCGTGCTGACTTCCGGAGTCAccaacgacgtcgtcggctggATCTTGCTTGCGCTGTGTGTCACTCTCGTCAATTCTGGCGCTGGAGTGACAACCTTATGGATCTTACTGGTCTCTTTTGGATACATTCTGTTGGTCGCCTACGTTGTCAGGCCTGCCTTCATGTGGGTGCTTCGTCGGACAAAGTGCTTGGAGCATGGTCCCTCGCAAGGGATAGTCTGCCTGACTCTAATCATGGTCCTGGCGTCCGCATCTTTCACAAAAATTATTGGTGTCCATGCCATCTTTGGAGCCTTCATGATCGGCCTTATTTGCCCCCACGATGGCGGTTTCGCCATCAAGCTGACGGAGAAGATTGAAGACCTAGTTTCGACCCTCTTCGTGCCTCTGTTCTTTGCCTGGTCcggcatcaacaccaactTAGGCTTGCTTGATACTGGAAAAGCCTGGGCATACCTTGTTGCCGTCATTTTCTTGGCGTTCTTTTCTAAGTTACTTGGAGGTAGTGTGGGTGCACGAATGAACGGCATGGTCTGGCGTGAATCCCTCACCATCGGCACTCTCATGTCCTGCAAGGGTCATGTTGAGCTGATCGTTTTGAACATCGGTCTGCAAGCTAAGATTATCAGCACAAGGATGTTCACTATTTTTGTGGTTATGGCGCTTGTGACGACTTTTACCACCACCCCTCTTGTCATGTGGCTTTACCCTCCGTCTTATCAACAGAGACTGGAGCtgtggaggaggggcaaAATCAATTGGGACGGCACCCCAACTCagaaggacggcgtcgataGCAAGGAAGATGACGATCAGAGAGAGCCTGCTAGCAAACTGCTAGTGTATCTTCGCATGGATGGTCTTTCTAGTCTTTTGTCCACCATATCCTTTTTCACCAGCGGCCAGGACACTGCCTTACCCCAAAGCTTGTCTCTCGAAAAGCCTTGTCACGGTGGAGAAAAAGGTCTCGTTAAGCATGCTGTGCAAATCCCAGAAGACGAATCACCTCCGCAGGAACTCCTTCGAATCCACGGCCTACGTCTGGTCGGGCTTAGCGAGCGCAACTCTTCAGCCATGAAGGTCTCGGAAATCGAAGGATCTGCTGGCCAGGATCCAGTCATCAAGGCGTTTGGTACATCAGCCATCAACACAACAAGAGATGTTGTCATCTCTGGTCAAATTACCGTTGTACCCGAAGACTCCTTCGCCGATACATTAGCCACACAGGCGACCAAGCTGAACAgcgacctcatcgtcgtTCCATGGAGCGAGACTGGCACCATCTCCGAGATCCCTTCCTTCTACAGCGCAACCACGAAGGGAGTAGATCCTTTCGGCACCGGCGACTTCTCCAACCTCATGGCCAGCGTCTTTGACAAGGCAAAGCACATCTCGGCGGTGGCTACATATATTGATTCAACACTCCTCGGAAAAGCCGACAGCTCAGGCACAGGAGCCAAGAAGCCAAGGCACCTCTCCAGGCAGGTATCTGGCATCAACGTTTCCGACACACAGGATATTTTAACCGTCAGGTTCTTCTCCGCAGAAAAACGGGACAAGAAGTTGGTTCGCGTCCTCTATacgggcgccgccgacgacatcTACGCCGTGAAACTCGGAATCCAGCTCGCACAGAacgagaacctcgaggtcaacatcgtcgacgccgccgacgccgatgacgagaccAACATGCAGTTCCTACATATCACGTCCAACATCCATAGTTCCGTCGCCAGACGCATCACCTTCAACAAAGTTACATGTACTGTCACGAAGGATATCACTTCCTCAGCCATCGTTGCCGAGTATTTGGCTCTTCAAGCTGGAGAGAATAGGGATACCACATTTCTCCTCGGCCGTTCCGACGTATCTCGGAAAGTTGGCCACAGGACTGCAGGAGAGATGTTTATTGCCGATCCGCGGAAGACGCTTGGGTCTATCGCTCTTGGTGTCTTGATGGAAGTAAAGAGAATAGGCGTTGCCAACGTGAGCTTCTTGGTCGTACAGGCAAAGCATACCGTCATGGATGGTCAGGCGTTGCAACGCTGA
- a CDS encoding Putative metallopeptidase, catalytic domain superfamily, with translation MLILFLLQCLLFCSQTGYAQSKLEPRKFGNFKGCSEREVAILREEMALAKQAATFAARYLTAYPYFWAFQTPEHPFFQGKNFEQAASELFARMAQSLEAGNFNIECHSDLCESFDDDDQPLASTDQPAPSQENRNPKAVMAFCEPFFDNDSQKESYEAPTRRRLEQFRGNPEDNNVVNLASLKSTKSQTILHELSHTTFVGWPVLKILSQAGRTDEWWMMSDWAYGPVDCYKLARGVFNHNQGTTPSEEDLFRGAFRAADNAESWGLIAIAMLFSNQLGNRQIPIPGIPNRAWGGN, from the coding sequence ATGCTGATTCTTTTCCTACTCCAATGTTTGTTATTCTGTTCTCAAACTGGGTATGCCCAGAGCAAACTCGAACCACGCAAATTTGGGAACTTTAAAGGATGTAGCGAAAGAGAGGTCGCTATTCTTCGTGAAGAGATGGCCCTCGCCAAGCAAGCAGCTACGTTTGCAGCGCGTTACCTCACCGCATACCCCTATTTCTGGGCGTTCCAAACCCCAGAGCACCCTTTTTTTCAGGGAAAAAACTTCGAACAAGCTGCTAGCGAGCTCTTTGCTCGCATGGCTCAGTCCCTTGAGGCTGGCAACTTCAACATCGAATGCCACAGCGATCTTTGCGAAAGTtttgatgacgacgaccagcCCTTAGCATCAACAGATCAGCCGGCTCCATCGCAAGAGAACAGGAACCCTAAAGCTGTTATGGCCTTCTGCGAGCCCTTTTTCGATAATGATTCGCAGAAAGAGTCATATGAGGCACCAACCAGACGACGACTAGAGCAGTTTAGGGGGAACCCTGAGGACAATAACGTTGTCAATCTAGCCTCCCTTAAATCGACAAAAAGCCAAACGATCCTGCACGAACTTTCGCATACTACCTTTGTAGGCTGGCCAGTTTTAAAGATCCTTAGTCAAGCAGGCAGAACTGATGAGTGGTGGATGATGAGTGACTGGGCCTACGGCCCAGTAGATTGTTATAAACTTGCTCGAGGTGTTTTCAACCACAACCAGGGAACAACACCAAGCGAAGAAGACTTATTTAGAGGGGCATTTAGGGCGGCTGACAACGCAGAAAGCTGGGGCCTTATTGCTATAGCTATGTTATTTTCAAACCAGTTAGGGAATAGGCAAATCCCTATCCCAGGCATCCCAAACCGTGCGTGGGGAGGTAATTAG